A region of Heptranchias perlo isolate sHepPer1 unplaced genomic scaffold, sHepPer1.hap1 HAP1_SCAFFOLD_52, whole genome shotgun sequence DNA encodes the following proteins:
- the LOC137314562 gene encoding NACHT, LRR and PYD domains-containing protein 3-like isoform X2, with the protein MAEGSNRGEKPTSSTRMRMDTDRNTAITEFLTNCDDYQLFQLTKFYRDRLEQAIEEVVDGVSSLLTYEWHFSGQEHRKVVDLVEKGNRTDSSKLLLNLVMEKGSRARRVMWESFVKMHHAVPKLDKILKEMQELGPDPFDYMNIGRGLSEIPSHLKDVQQKHKETLRVQTETLKVNTILIKEKVKIFQLVTLYTELTVISTVRDRTLVEHELLARGRDHEEWREKHLRRELEKIRTDQLFQSSFSQRKSKSGSSAAVSGVAGIGKTTMVQKIVYDWVTGKIYPHFQFVFSFKFRDLNAINCRINLRNLILDLYPYFGNILGELWKNPERLLFIFDGLDEFKDSIDFADNRRNTKAQYMCTDPEDQCEVSDIVYSLIQHKLLPGCSVLVTSRPTALHLLEKAEISVWAEILGFVGEERKEYFNKFFEDQMVAAAVFKHVGENDILHTMCYNPSYCWILGLSLGPFFTQRDRKQQRVPKTITQLYSYYIYNILKNHGREIESPRHVLLKIGEMAFTGVSEKKIVFRNGDLIKSNLQPSQFLSGFMMELLERDDSAQSVVYTFPHLTIQEFVAALAQFLTPDPGDIRKLLSEAHSKEDGRFEIFLRFVVGLSSSQSSRPLVEFLGPFLHQTICGVIDWVKEKVEGEIGKTESETGKRDLLNTFHYLFESQNQTLARVTVGSLETLTFSGFRLTPIDCALLSHVIGLCDTIKHLDLWHCSIRCEGLQRLGPALHKCQVLRLRDNDLTDSCTEDLVSALSTNRSLMVLNLSYNKLGDSGVKLLCVTLRNPDCKIQELRLCANGLTASCTEDLSSALSTNRSLTGLDLNYNELGDSGVKLLSAALSKPDCKIQELDLDDVGLTDSCTKDLVSALSTNRSLTGLNLGLNSFTDRSVPALRSLILTRRSLERIGLWGNRFSPNGKRHLESLRESRRGLNVGV; encoded by the exons atggctgaaggttcaaacaggggagaaaagccaacatcttcaacaagaatgagaatggacacag atcggaacactgcaatcactgagttcctgacaaattgcgacgattaccagctgttccagttgacgaaattctaccgggacagactagaacaggcgattgaagaagtggtggacggagtcagctcatTGTTAACATACGagtggcatttcagtggacaggaacatcgg aaagtcgttgatctcgtggagaagggaaacaggacggacagttccaaacttctcctaaatctggtgatggagaaaggctctcgggcccgaagggtgatgtgggaatcctttgtgaaaatgcaccatgcggtaccaaagttggacaaaatactgaaagagatgcaggaacttg gtcctgatccatttgattatatgaacatcggacgaggtttatctgaaatacccagtcacctgaaag atgttcaacagaaacacaaggaaacactgcgggtccaaactgaaacattgaaagtgaacacgatcctaataaaggagaaggttaagattttccagctggtcactctatacactgagctaacggtcatttctacagttcgagatcggacacttgtagaacatgaactgctggcaagaggccgagaccatgaagagtggagagagaaacatctccggagagaactggaaaaaatccgaactgatcaattgttccagagcagtttttcccagagaaaatccaaatctgggagttcagcagcagtgagcggagtcgcggggattggaaaaacaacaatggtacaaaagattgtttatgactgggtcactgggaaaatatacccacactttcaatttgttttcagttttaaattccgggatttgaacgctattaactgtagaataaacctgaggaatctgatactggatctgtatccttactttgggaatattctgggagagctctggaagaacccagagagattactgtttatattcgatggtttagatgaattcaaggacagtattgATTTTGCCGATAATCGGAGAAATACAAAAGctcagtacatgtgcacagatcctgaagaccagtgtgaagtgtctgacattgtgtacagtttaatacagcacaagctgctcccaggatgttcagtgctcgtgaccagccgccccactgcattacatttattggaaaaggctgagatcagtgtctgggctgaaatcctgggatttgttggtgaagaaaggaaggaatatttcaacaagttttttgaagatcagatggtggcagcagctgttttcaaacacgTGGGGGAGAACGATATCCtgcacaccatgtgttacaacccttcctactgctggatcctcggtctgtcactgggtcccttcttcacacaaagagacaggaaacagcagcgagttcccaagaccatcacccaactatattcctactatatttacaacattctgaaaaaccatggccgagagattgaatccccccgtcatgtgttactgaagatcggtgagatggccttcacaggagtctcggagaagaagattgtgtttagaaatggagatttgatcaagtccaatctgcaaccttcccagttcctgtctgggttcatgatggaacttttggagagagatgattctgcccagagtgtggtttacacattcccacacctcaccatccaagagtttgtagccgcactcgcacaattcctgactccagatccaggggacattcggaaactcctcagtgaagcccacagcaaggaagatgggagatttgagatatttctccgttttgttgttggtctctcctcctcacagtcatcTCGGCCCCTGGTGGAGTTTCTGGgcccatttcttcatcaaacaatctgcggagtgattgactgggtgaaggagaaggttgaaggagagattggaaagacagagagtgaaactggtaaaagggacctcctgaatacattccactacctgtttgagtctcagaatcaaacactggctcgggtcacagtgggatctCTGGAAACACTTACATTTAGTGGATTcagactgaccccgattgactgtgcgttgctgtctcatgtcattggactctgtgatacaatcaAACACCTCGATCTGTGGCACTGCTCCATTcggtgtgaaggactccagcggctgggacccgcactgcacaaatgccaagtgttgag gttacgggataacgatctcacagattcttgtaccgaagatctcgtctctgctctcagtacaaaccggtcactgatggTACTGAACCTGAgttataataaactgggagattcaggagtgaaactactgtgtgtgactctgaggaacccggactgtaaaatacaggaactgcg gttatgcgCTAACGGTCTCACagcttcttgtaccgaggatctctcctccgctctcagtacaaaccggtcactgacgggtctgGACCTGAATTATaatgaactgggagattcaggagtgaaactactgtctgcggctctgagtaaaccggactgtaaaatacaggaactgga tctggatgatgtcggtctcacagattcttgtaccaaggatctcgtctccgctctcagtacaaaccggtcactgacgggtctgAACCTGGGATTAAACTCCTttacagaccgatctgtccccgctctccgctccctcatactgacccgcaggagtctggagcggatcgg gctttGGGGGAATCGGTTCAGTCCAAAtggaaagagacacctggagtcactgcgggaatccagacgcGGACTGAAtgtgggagtgtga
- the LOC137314562 gene encoding NACHT, LRR and PYD domains-containing protein 3-like isoform X1: protein MAEGSNRGEKPTSSTRMRMDTDRNTAITEFLTNCDDYQLFQLTKFYRDRLEQAIEEVVDGVSSLLTYEWHFSGQEHRKVVDLVEKGNRTDSSKLLLNLVMEKGSRARRVMWESFVKMHHAVPKLDKILKEMQELGPDPFDYMNIGRGLSEIPSHLKDVQQKHKETLRVQTETLKVNTILIKEKVKIFQLVTLYTELTVISTVRDRTLVEHELLARGRDHEEWREKHLRRELEKIRTDQLFQSSFSQRKSKSGSSAAVSGVAGIGKTTMVQKIVYDWVTGKIYPHFQFVFSFKFRDLNAINCRINLRNLILDLYPYFGNILGELWKNPERLLFIFDGLDEFKDSIDFADNRRNTKAQYMCTDPEDQCEVSDIVYSLIQHKLLPGCSVLVTSRPTALHLLEKAEISVWAEILGFVGEERKEYFNKFFEDQMVAAAVFKHVGENDILHTMCYNPSYCWILGLSLGPFFTQRDRKQQRVPKTITQLYSYYIYNILKNHGREIESPRHVLLKIGEMAFTGVSEKKIVFRNGDLIKSNLQPSQFLSGFMMELLERDDSAQSVVYTFPHLTIQEFVAALAQFLTPDPGDIRKLLSEAHSKEDGRFEIFLRFVVGLSSSQSSRPLVEFLGPFLHQTICGVIDWVKEKVEGEIGKTESETGKRDLLNTFHYLFESQNQTLARVTVGSLETLTFSGFRLTPIDCALLSHVIGLCDTIKHLDLWHCSIRCEGLQRLGPALHKCQVLRLASNKLGDSGVKLLSAALRNPDCKIQELQLRDNDLTDSCTEDLVSALSTNRSLMVLNLSYNKLGDSGVKLLCVTLRNPDCKIQELRLCANGLTASCTEDLSSALSTNRSLTGLDLNYNELGDSGVKLLSAALSKPDCKIQELDLDDVGLTDSCTKDLVSALSTNRSLTGLNLGLNSFTDRSVPALRSLILTRRSLERIGLWGNRFSPNGKRHLESLRESRRGLNVGV from the exons atggctgaaggttcaaacaggggagaaaagccaacatcttcaacaagaatgagaatggacacag atcggaacactgcaatcactgagttcctgacaaattgcgacgattaccagctgttccagttgacgaaattctaccgggacagactagaacaggcgattgaagaagtggtggacggagtcagctcatTGTTAACATACGagtggcatttcagtggacaggaacatcgg aaagtcgttgatctcgtggagaagggaaacaggacggacagttccaaacttctcctaaatctggtgatggagaaaggctctcgggcccgaagggtgatgtgggaatcctttgtgaaaatgcaccatgcggtaccaaagttggacaaaatactgaaagagatgcaggaacttg gtcctgatccatttgattatatgaacatcggacgaggtttatctgaaatacccagtcacctgaaag atgttcaacagaaacacaaggaaacactgcgggtccaaactgaaacattgaaagtgaacacgatcctaataaaggagaaggttaagattttccagctggtcactctatacactgagctaacggtcatttctacagttcgagatcggacacttgtagaacatgaactgctggcaagaggccgagaccatgaagagtggagagagaaacatctccggagagaactggaaaaaatccgaactgatcaattgttccagagcagtttttcccagagaaaatccaaatctgggagttcagcagcagtgagcggagtcgcggggattggaaaaacaacaatggtacaaaagattgtttatgactgggtcactgggaaaatatacccacactttcaatttgttttcagttttaaattccgggatttgaacgctattaactgtagaataaacctgaggaatctgatactggatctgtatccttactttgggaatattctgggagagctctggaagaacccagagagattactgtttatattcgatggtttagatgaattcaaggacagtattgATTTTGCCGATAATCGGAGAAATACAAAAGctcagtacatgtgcacagatcctgaagaccagtgtgaagtgtctgacattgtgtacagtttaatacagcacaagctgctcccaggatgttcagtgctcgtgaccagccgccccactgcattacatttattggaaaaggctgagatcagtgtctgggctgaaatcctgggatttgttggtgaagaaaggaaggaatatttcaacaagttttttgaagatcagatggtggcagcagctgttttcaaacacgTGGGGGAGAACGATATCCtgcacaccatgtgttacaacccttcctactgctggatcctcggtctgtcactgggtcccttcttcacacaaagagacaggaaacagcagcgagttcccaagaccatcacccaactatattcctactatatttacaacattctgaaaaaccatggccgagagattgaatccccccgtcatgtgttactgaagatcggtgagatggccttcacaggagtctcggagaagaagattgtgtttagaaatggagatttgatcaagtccaatctgcaaccttcccagttcctgtctgggttcatgatggaacttttggagagagatgattctgcccagagtgtggtttacacattcccacacctcaccatccaagagtttgtagccgcactcgcacaattcctgactccagatccaggggacattcggaaactcctcagtgaagcccacagcaaggaagatgggagatttgagatatttctccgttttgttgttggtctctcctcctcacagtcatcTCGGCCCCTGGTGGAGTTTCTGGgcccatttcttcatcaaacaatctgcggagtgattgactgggtgaaggagaaggttgaaggagagattggaaagacagagagtgaaactggtaaaagggacctcctgaatacattccactacctgtttgagtctcagaatcaaacactggctcgggtcacagtgggatctCTGGAAACACTTACATTTAGTGGATTcagactgaccccgattgactgtgcgttgctgtctcatgtcattggactctgtgatacaatcaAACACCTCGATCTGTGGCACTGCTCCATTcggtgtgaaggactccagcggctgggacccgcactgcacaaatgccaagtgttgag actggcgagcaataaactgggagattcaggagtgaaactactgtctgcggctctgaggaacccggactgtaaaatacaggaactgca gttacgggataacgatctcacagattcttgtaccgaagatctcgtctctgctctcagtacaaaccggtcactgatggTACTGAACCTGAgttataataaactgggagattcaggagtgaaactactgtgtgtgactctgaggaacccggactgtaaaatacaggaactgcg gttatgcgCTAACGGTCTCACagcttcttgtaccgaggatctctcctccgctctcagtacaaaccggtcactgacgggtctgGACCTGAATTATaatgaactgggagattcaggagtgaaactactgtctgcggctctgagtaaaccggactgtaaaatacaggaactgga tctggatgatgtcggtctcacagattcttgtaccaaggatctcgtctccgctctcagtacaaaccggtcactgacgggtctgAACCTGGGATTAAACTCCTttacagaccgatctgtccccgctctccgctccctcatactgacccgcaggagtctggagcggatcgg gctttGGGGGAATCGGTTCAGTCCAAAtggaaagagacacctggagtcactgcgggaatccagacgcGGACTGAAtgtgggagtgtga